From Mauremys mutica isolate MM-2020 ecotype Southern chromosome 17, ASM2049712v1, whole genome shotgun sequence, one genomic window encodes:
- the LOC123351809 gene encoding leucine-rich glioma-inactivated protein 1-like isoform X2: MKRKGTALPQRWLHLTTGSLVRSRFTDLREGSFLQTPSLQLLLFTSSTLGLIRDDAFVGLLHLEYLFIENNKVGSISKNALRGLKGLVHLSLAHNQLETLPRHLFRGLDALTHVDLRGNPFHCDCRIKWLVEWLSSTNASAELGECQGPGELNGTRLSQLHLQDFDCITTALALFQSLPFQALSVEPFWYQGEQHVAITQPFAGRCSLLEWDHLDGAFRAYASINGSSPVACKPLVVEGRLLVVLAQLAGGSHVWRREEASGRFVRLQELGPQRIRKPNALASFRVDGDWFLAVADSSKAGATTLFRWGGRGFYAHQALHAWHRDTHVEFLELAGRPSLILASSSQRPVVYQWSRPGRAFLRHTDIPDMDDVYAVKHFRLRGDVYVCLTRFIGDSKVMRWEGSMFRDVQHMPSRGSMVFQPLGIGSHRYAVLGNDYSFSQVYRYDARLGLFVRFQELNTQAPRSFAHLAVHQRDFVFAASFKGDTQIYRHITIDLSA, translated from the exons gtccCTGGTGCGATCCAGATTCACTGACCTCCGAGAGGGAAGTTTCCTGCAGACGccatccctgcagctgct cttgtTCACGTCCAGCACCCTGGGGCTGATCAGGGACGATGCCTTCGTGGGACTCCTGCACCTGGAGTATCT gtTCATCGAGAATAACAAAGTCGGCTCCATTTCCAAGAACGCACTGCGGGGCCTCAAGGGGCTCGTGCATCT GAGCCTGGCACACAACCAGCTGGAGACGCTGCCGCGCCACCTGTTCCGGGGCCTGGACGCGCTCACCCacgt GGACCTGCGGGGGAACCCCTTCCACTGCGACTGCCGGATCAagtggctggtggagtggctGAGCAGCACCAATGCCAGCGCGGAGCTGGGCGAGTGCCAGGGCCCAGGCGAGCTCAACGGCACCCGGCTGAGCCAGCTGCACCTCCAGGACTTTGACTGCATTACCACCG cgctggccctgttCCAGTCGCTGCCCTTCCAGGCACTGTCGGTGGAGCCGTTCTGGTACCAGGGGGAGCAGCACGTGGCCATCACCCAGCCCTTCGCCGGGCGCTGCAGCCTGCTTGAGTGGGACCACCTGGACGGGGCCTTCCGGGCCTATGCCTCCATCAATG gctCGTCGCCTGTGGCCTGCAAGCCGCTGGTGGTGGAGGGGCGGCTGCTGGTCGTGCTGGCGCAGCTGGCCGGGGGTTCCCATGTGTGGCGCCGGGAGGAGGCCTCGGGGCGCTTCGTGCGGCTGCAGGAGCTGGGCCCACAGCGCATCCGCAAGCCCAACGCCCTGGCCAGCTTCCGGGTGGACGGCGACTGGTTCCTGGCTGTGGCCGACAGCTCCAAGGCAGGTGCCACCACGCTCTTCCGCTGGGGCGGGCGCGGCTTCTACGCTCACCAGGCCCTGCACGCCTGGCACCGCGACACCCACGTGGAGTTCCTGGAGCTCGCCGGCCGGCCCAGCCTCatcctggccagcagctcccagcgcCCCGTGGTCTACCAGTGGAGCCGGCCCGGCCGTGCCTTCCTGCGCCACACGGATATCCCCGACATGGACGACGTCTACGCCGTTAAGCACTTCCGCCTGCGCGGGGACGTCTATGTCTGCCTGACCCGCTTCATTGGTGACTCCAAG GTGATGCGCTGGGAGGGCTCCATGTTCCGGGACGTCCAGCACATGCCATCACGCGGCTCCATGGTCTTCCAGCCACTGGGCATTGGGAGCCACCGCTATGCCGTGCTGGGCAACGACTATTCCTTCAGCCAGGTGTACCGCTACGACGCCCGCTTGGGCCTCTTCGTCCGCTTCCAGGAGCTGAACACCCAGGCGCCCCGCTCTTTCGCCCACCTGGCCGTCCACCAGCGGGACTTCGTCTTTGCTGCCAGCTTCAAGGGAGACACGCAGATCTACCGGCACATCACCATCGACCTGAGTGCCTGA
- the LOC123351809 gene encoding leucine-rich glioma-inactivated protein 1-like isoform X1, with amino-acid sequence MGWGGPWACAPLFVLLLLVAAGGERHRAPRWKCPIVCSCTQDNALCDRTDGVPRGLPPDITSLSLVRSRFTDLREGSFLQTPSLQLLLFTSSTLGLIRDDAFVGLLHLEYLFIENNKVGSISKNALRGLKGLVHLSLAHNQLETLPRHLFRGLDALTHVDLRGNPFHCDCRIKWLVEWLSSTNASAELGECQGPGELNGTRLSQLHLQDFDCITTALALFQSLPFQALSVEPFWYQGEQHVAITQPFAGRCSLLEWDHLDGAFRAYASINGSSPVACKPLVVEGRLLVVLAQLAGGSHVWRREEASGRFVRLQELGPQRIRKPNALASFRVDGDWFLAVADSSKAGATTLFRWGGRGFYAHQALHAWHRDTHVEFLELAGRPSLILASSSQRPVVYQWSRPGRAFLRHTDIPDMDDVYAVKHFRLRGDVYVCLTRFIGDSKVMRWEGSMFRDVQHMPSRGSMVFQPLGIGSHRYAVLGNDYSFSQVYRYDARLGLFVRFQELNTQAPRSFAHLAVHQRDFVFAASFKGDTQIYRHITIDLSA; translated from the exons ATGGGCTGGGGGGGACCTTGGGCCTGTGCCCCcctgtttgtgctgctgctgttggtggcTGCGGGGGGTGAGCGGCACCGGGCCCCCAGGTGGAAATGCCCCATCGTCTGCAGCTGCACCCAGGACAACGCCCTATGTGACAGGACAGACGGGGTCCCCCGAGGACTGCCCCCCGACATCACCTCCCT gtccCTGGTGCGATCCAGATTCACTGACCTCCGAGAGGGAAGTTTCCTGCAGACGccatccctgcagctgct cttgtTCACGTCCAGCACCCTGGGGCTGATCAGGGACGATGCCTTCGTGGGACTCCTGCACCTGGAGTATCT gtTCATCGAGAATAACAAAGTCGGCTCCATTTCCAAGAACGCACTGCGGGGCCTCAAGGGGCTCGTGCATCT GAGCCTGGCACACAACCAGCTGGAGACGCTGCCGCGCCACCTGTTCCGGGGCCTGGACGCGCTCACCCacgt GGACCTGCGGGGGAACCCCTTCCACTGCGACTGCCGGATCAagtggctggtggagtggctGAGCAGCACCAATGCCAGCGCGGAGCTGGGCGAGTGCCAGGGCCCAGGCGAGCTCAACGGCACCCGGCTGAGCCAGCTGCACCTCCAGGACTTTGACTGCATTACCACCG cgctggccctgttCCAGTCGCTGCCCTTCCAGGCACTGTCGGTGGAGCCGTTCTGGTACCAGGGGGAGCAGCACGTGGCCATCACCCAGCCCTTCGCCGGGCGCTGCAGCCTGCTTGAGTGGGACCACCTGGACGGGGCCTTCCGGGCCTATGCCTCCATCAATG gctCGTCGCCTGTGGCCTGCAAGCCGCTGGTGGTGGAGGGGCGGCTGCTGGTCGTGCTGGCGCAGCTGGCCGGGGGTTCCCATGTGTGGCGCCGGGAGGAGGCCTCGGGGCGCTTCGTGCGGCTGCAGGAGCTGGGCCCACAGCGCATCCGCAAGCCCAACGCCCTGGCCAGCTTCCGGGTGGACGGCGACTGGTTCCTGGCTGTGGCCGACAGCTCCAAGGCAGGTGCCACCACGCTCTTCCGCTGGGGCGGGCGCGGCTTCTACGCTCACCAGGCCCTGCACGCCTGGCACCGCGACACCCACGTGGAGTTCCTGGAGCTCGCCGGCCGGCCCAGCCTCatcctggccagcagctcccagcgcCCCGTGGTCTACCAGTGGAGCCGGCCCGGCCGTGCCTTCCTGCGCCACACGGATATCCCCGACATGGACGACGTCTACGCCGTTAAGCACTTCCGCCTGCGCGGGGACGTCTATGTCTGCCTGACCCGCTTCATTGGTGACTCCAAG GTGATGCGCTGGGAGGGCTCCATGTTCCGGGACGTCCAGCACATGCCATCACGCGGCTCCATGGTCTTCCAGCCACTGGGCATTGGGAGCCACCGCTATGCCGTGCTGGGCAACGACTATTCCTTCAGCCAGGTGTACCGCTACGACGCCCGCTTGGGCCTCTTCGTCCGCTTCCAGGAGCTGAACACCCAGGCGCCCCGCTCTTTCGCCCACCTGGCCGTCCACCAGCGGGACTTCGTCTTTGCTGCCAGCTTCAAGGGAGACACGCAGATCTACCGGCACATCACCATCGACCTGAGTGCCTGA